One genomic window of Sphingobacterium oryzagri includes the following:
- a CDS encoding isopenicillin N synthase family dioxygenase, translating into MALVNIPRLDLLQYTQGTAAQKQQFVQDIGKAFNETGFVTIANHGLSQSLIDELYAVVKAFFELPDAVKSKYEYPELAGQRGYTSKGKEKAKDANTPDLKEFWQRGQTIVGEEYSKADFPDNITVDELPRFNAVTAEVYKKLEDAGRELLRAIATYLELDVDYFEAFVINGNSILRAIHYFPIENPDAISPDAVRAGAHEDINLITLLIGASADGLEVLTKEGDWFPIKAKGEDIVVNVGDMLQRLTNNKLKSTTHRVVNPPRELMKTSRFSVPFFLHPKASMSLASLDSCITAAHPKAYEDYTAGEYLDERLREIGLKM; encoded by the coding sequence ATGGCACTAGTAAATATTCCGCGCCTGGATCTTTTGCAATACACGCAGGGTACGGCAGCACAAAAGCAACAATTCGTGCAAGACATCGGGAAAGCTTTTAACGAAACGGGTTTTGTTACCATTGCAAACCACGGATTAAGCCAATCACTTATTGACGAACTGTATGCGGTGGTGAAAGCATTTTTCGAACTTCCGGATGCTGTTAAAAGCAAATACGAATATCCGGAATTAGCCGGACAACGTGGCTACACATCGAAAGGCAAAGAGAAAGCGAAAGATGCAAATACGCCCGACTTGAAAGAATTTTGGCAACGTGGCCAAACGATTGTTGGCGAAGAATATAGCAAGGCAGACTTCCCAGACAATATTACGGTAGATGAATTACCACGTTTTAATGCAGTTACCGCAGAAGTGTACAAAAAATTGGAAGATGCCGGACGGGAATTGCTTCGTGCCATCGCTACCTACCTTGAGCTTGATGTCGATTACTTCGAAGCGTTTGTGATCAACGGAAATTCTATCCTTCGTGCCATCCATTACTTTCCGATCGAAAATCCGGATGCTATTTCGCCGGATGCTGTTCGTGCAGGGGCACATGAAGACATTAACTTGATCACCTTGTTGATCGGTGCCAGTGCTGACGGATTAGAAGTATTGACGAAAGAAGGCGATTGGTTTCCAATAAAAGCCAAAGGCGAAGATATTGTGGTCAATGTGGGCGACATGTTGCAGCGCTTAACGAATAACAAGTTGAAATCAACCACGCACCGGGTAGTCAATCCGCCACGCGAACTGATGAAAACGTCGCGCTTCTCGGTACCGTTTTTCTTGCACCCCAAAGCGAGCATGAGCTTAGCAAGTCTGGATTCCTGCATCACAGCAGCGCACCCGAAAGCTTACGAAGACTATACTGCCGGCGAGTACCTCGACGAGCGCTTACGCGAGATCGGGCTGAAAATGTAA
- a CDS encoding acyl-CoA dehydrogenase family protein, giving the protein MSNAIKGGEFVIRDTPYTDIFIPEEFDEEAKMIRQTCLDFLETEVLNKLDRIDGQEEGLMQSLLDKAGELGMLGVSIPEAYGGFGKNFNTSMLVADAVGGGYSFAVALSAHTGIGTLPILYYGSDAQKEKYIPKLTSGEWKASYCLTEPNAGSDANSGRTSAKLNAEGTHYLINGQKMWITNGGFADIFIVFAKIDADKNLTAFIVEKDFGGITMNPEEHKLGIKGSSTRQVFFNDCPVPVENMLSDRENGFKIAVNILNIGRIKLGAATIGSSRAVITQAIRYANERVQFNLPISKFGAIRHKLAEMAIRMYANESAAYRAGQHIDDAYEALVAGGMDETKAKLKSVEQFAIECAIIKVWCSEMLDYVVDEGVQIYGGMGYSAEAPMERAYRDSRINRIFEGTNEVNRLLIVDMLLKRAMKGEIDLMGPATAVANELMAIPDFGEEDQTPFATEKKLIANLKKAGLLIAGAAVQKLMMSIAKEEEILMNIADIIGYVYVAESVLLRAEKLYHTQGEAVAALPTDIARVYLYTSIDKVQVAGKEALYAFGEGDELKMMLVGLRRFTKAEPFNLKDARQRIAKKLIEDNKYSF; this is encoded by the coding sequence ATGAGCAACGCAATCAAAGGAGGAGAATTCGTTATCAGAGACACTCCTTACACCGACATTTTTATACCAGAAGAGTTTGATGAAGAAGCCAAAATGATTCGGCAAACTTGTTTGGATTTCCTGGAGACGGAGGTGTTAAATAAGCTTGATCGAATTGATGGACAGGAAGAAGGCTTGATGCAGAGCCTGCTTGATAAGGCTGGCGAGCTGGGTATGCTGGGTGTTTCTATTCCAGAAGCATATGGCGGTTTCGGTAAAAACTTTAACACATCTATGCTCGTCGCCGATGCGGTGGGCGGTGGTTACTCATTTGCGGTCGCCCTTTCGGCCCATACCGGTATCGGCACCTTGCCGATTCTATATTACGGATCAGATGCGCAGAAAGAAAAATATATTCCGAAATTAACGAGTGGCGAATGGAAGGCTTCGTATTGTTTAACCGAACCTAATGCGGGTTCTGATGCAAATTCGGGGCGTACATCGGCTAAGTTAAACGCGGAAGGCACGCATTATTTGATCAACGGACAGAAGATGTGGATCACTAATGGCGGTTTTGCGGATATCTTCATCGTTTTTGCCAAGATCGACGCCGATAAAAACCTGACGGCGTTTATCGTAGAAAAGGATTTTGGTGGTATTACCATGAATCCTGAGGAACATAAATTAGGCATTAAGGGTTCGTCTACTCGTCAGGTTTTCTTCAATGATTGTCCGGTGCCAGTCGAAAATATGTTGTCCGATCGGGAAAACGGGTTCAAAATCGCGGTCAATATTTTGAACATTGGTCGTATCAAGCTGGGCGCAGCAACCATTGGATCTTCGCGGGCGGTGATTACGCAAGCGATACGCTACGCAAACGAGCGCGTACAATTTAACCTGCCGATCTCGAAGTTTGGCGCGATACGCCATAAGTTAGCAGAAATGGCTATCCGGATGTATGCGAATGAATCGGCAGCTTACCGCGCGGGTCAGCATATTGATGATGCCTATGAAGCGTTGGTAGCCGGCGGAATGGACGAAACGAAAGCTAAACTGAAATCTGTCGAACAGTTTGCGATTGAGTGTGCAATTATCAAAGTATGGTGTTCCGAGATGTTGGATTATGTGGTTGATGAAGGGGTGCAGATCTACGGCGGTATGGGTTATTCGGCAGAAGCGCCGATGGAGCGTGCTTATCGCGACTCGCGTATCAACCGTATTTTTGAAGGAACGAATGAGGTCAATCGTCTGCTTATTGTGGATATGTTGCTCAAACGTGCCATGAAAGGTGAAATCGATCTGATGGGGCCGGCTACGGCTGTTGCCAATGAGTTGATGGCCATTCCAGATTTTGGCGAGGAAGATCAAACGCCGTTTGCTACCGAGAAAAAGCTGATCGCTAATTTGAAGAAGGCCGGATTGTTGATTGCCGGTGCTGCGGTGCAGAAATTGATGATGTCGATAGCCAAAGAAGAGGAAATCCTGATGAATATTGCCGATATCATCGGTTACGTTTACGTGGCCGAATCGGTGTTGCTGCGTGCAGAGAAGTTGTACCATACGCAAGGCGAGGCGGTAGCGGCTTTGCCAACGGATATTGCCCGTGTTTACCTGTATACTTCGATAGATAAGGTGCAGGTTGCGGGTAAAGAGGCCTTGTACGCTTTTGGTGAGGGTGATGAGTTGAAGATGATGCTTGTAGGCTTACGCCGTTTTACCAAAGCGGAGCCTTTCAACCTCAAAGATGCACGGCAACGCATTGCGAAAAAGCTTATTGAAGATAATAAGTACAGCTTTTAA
- a CDS encoding YeiH family protein: MSSPKRSVFTEDWVVVILGLGTIFLALSGLVLPKPSFSWQTFDDLSQRVFTGANLARLAGQFLLVYAIAIVGALLLRKSLKALLLVFPLVFLITVGALLLAGNETVKEFNLEAVIFSLVIGLAISNFFKLPDWFKAALSTELYVKIGLVLLGTTVIFGDILKAGSLGLMQALIVVLSVWYFSFWLCKKLKIDQEMSMMLSSAVSICGVSAAIATSGAIKGDPKKLSYVISLVLITAIPMMIFMPYIASWLGLSQEVTGAWLGGSIDTTGAVVASGSLVGEKALEISTIVKFSQNVLLGIAAFAISIYWTYSNSKSAAHAEKPTLKVIWERFPKFVLGFVLASLLFSFVVSPAAVDSVKGSLKSMQGLWFALAFTSIGLETNFKDLFVQTNRKPLYAFLLAQFFNILITLAIALLLFR; encoded by the coding sequence ATGTCATCACCAAAAAGAAGTGTATTTACAGAAGATTGGGTCGTCGTTATTCTAGGTTTGGGCACTATTTTTCTGGCGCTTTCAGGCTTGGTCTTGCCAAAACCATCGTTCTCCTGGCAAACGTTTGATGATCTTAGTCAACGTGTATTTACCGGTGCAAACTTAGCTCGGCTTGCCGGACAATTTCTGCTGGTGTATGCGATTGCTATAGTGGGCGCGTTGTTGCTTCGTAAATCGCTAAAAGCGCTACTATTGGTTTTTCCATTGGTGTTTTTGATTACCGTAGGTGCACTGTTGTTGGCCGGAAACGAAACCGTAAAGGAGTTTAACCTGGAAGCGGTTATTTTCAGTTTGGTGATTGGTTTGGCAATCAGTAATTTTTTTAAATTGCCCGATTGGTTTAAAGCGGCTTTATCTACCGAGTTGTATGTTAAGATTGGGTTGGTTTTGCTGGGAACGACCGTTATTTTTGGAGACATCCTGAAGGCCGGCTCGCTAGGCTTGATGCAAGCCCTGATTGTGGTGCTCTCGGTTTGGTATTTTTCATTTTGGCTGTGTAAAAAGCTGAAGATCGATCAGGAAATGTCGATGATGCTCTCCAGCGCGGTGTCTATATGCGGCGTCTCGGCTGCAATAGCCACATCAGGAGCAATCAAGGGTGATCCGAAAAAGCTTTCCTATGTGATATCGTTGGTTTTGATCACCGCTATTCCCATGATGATCTTTATGCCTTATATTGCTAGTTGGCTCGGGCTTTCGCAAGAGGTAACCGGCGCCTGGCTAGGCGGGAGTATTGACACAACCGGCGCCGTGGTGGCGTCCGGATCATTGGTTGGCGAAAAAGCGTTAGAAATCAGTACGATTGTCAAGTTCTCGCAAAATGTATTGTTAGGCATTGCGGCGTTTGCCATCAGCATTTATTGGACCTACTCAAATTCCAAAAGCGCAGCGCATGCTGAGAAGCCCACGCTTAAGGTTATATGGGAGCGCTTTCCGAAGTTTGTGCTGGGTTTTGTGCTTGCATCGCTCTTATTTTCGTTTGTCGTTTCGCCAGCGGCGGTCGATTCAGTAAAAGGTAGTTTGAAAAGCATGCAAGGACTTTGGTTTGCCTTGGCTTTTACATCCATCGGTTTAGAAACCAATTTTAAAGACCTGTTTGTGCAGACCAACAGAAAGCCGCTGTACGCATTTTTGCTGGCACAGTTTTTTAACATATTGATTACGCTGGCCATAGCACTATTGTTGTTTCGTTAA
- a CDS encoding four helix bundle protein: MVTHIYKTTSTFPDRERFNLISQINRAAVSIPSNIAEGAGRNSDREFIHFLAIAHASTFELETQLIIAKELSYLSVQQLETLLEKIAELQKMNYVLQRKLRNLDQTAVKKSG, encoded by the coding sequence ATGGTAACCCATATATATAAAACAACTTCTACGTTCCCTGATAGGGAACGGTTTAATCTTATCAGTCAGATAAATAGAGCTGCTGTTTCTATTCCTTCCAATATCGCAGAAGGGGCAGGGCGGAATTCAGACCGGGAGTTTATTCATTTTTTGGCAATTGCGCATGCATCTACGTTTGAGCTTGAAACACAGCTTATTATTGCTAAAGAGCTAAGCTATTTATCCGTACAGCAATTGGAGACGCTGTTGGAAAAAATTGCTGAACTACAAAAAATGAATTATGTACTGCAACGTAAGTTGCGTAATCTTGATCAAACAGCGGTGAAAAAAAGTGGTTAA
- a CDS encoding efflux RND transporter periplasmic adaptor subunit, with amino-acid sequence MFQSIKISLRKGKQYFPIIFLFGLVACHSTQNQQPGGPQNTVQEYPVFIVEEKTTTLFQEYPATIQGQQDIDIRPKIDGYVENIYVDEGSRVVKGQKLFSIFNPQYQQDLSSAEGAVASAKADVNTADLAVRKAKPLVDREIISKYELESAEYTLEARKAALKQAEATLANARVNVAYTQIASPVDGIVGTIPFRTGSYVSSLSTDPLTTVSNTGNVYVYFSLNEKQLLNLSKLLPGKNIDEKIKNMPPVKLIMANGEEYPESGRIETLSGQISTETGAATLRANFANPKAIIRSGGTGKIQIPQTVENAILIPQQCTYELQGKRFAYLVDAEGVVKSTELTVMSNTTGGYFVTTAGVKAGDKIVYEGVQTLHDNMKIQPKAIEQAKVYDTTAL; translated from the coding sequence ATGTTTCAATCCATTAAAATCAGTTTAAGAAAAGGAAAGCAATATTTCCCGATTATTTTCTTATTCGGGCTGGTTGCCTGTCATTCGACGCAAAACCAACAACCTGGCGGACCGCAAAATACGGTTCAGGAATATCCTGTTTTTATCGTAGAAGAAAAGACAACGACCTTATTTCAAGAATATCCGGCGACTATACAGGGCCAGCAAGATATCGACATCAGGCCGAAGATAGACGGCTACGTGGAAAATATCTATGTAGACGAGGGAAGCCGAGTGGTCAAAGGCCAAAAACTTTTCAGCATCTTCAATCCGCAATATCAGCAAGATTTAAGTAGCGCAGAAGGTGCTGTTGCCAGCGCAAAGGCTGATGTAAACACGGCCGACCTGGCAGTTCGCAAAGCAAAACCACTGGTAGATCGCGAAATCATCAGTAAGTATGAACTTGAGTCGGCAGAATACACATTGGAAGCGCGAAAAGCGGCTCTCAAACAAGCAGAAGCTACATTGGCCAATGCGCGCGTAAATGTGGCCTACACGCAAATCGCTAGTCCGGTAGACGGCATTGTCGGAACCATTCCATTTCGGACGGGGAGCTACGTCAGCAGCCTGAGCACAGATCCGTTGACAACCGTATCCAATACGGGCAACGTTTACGTGTACTTCTCGCTCAACGAGAAACAACTTTTAAATCTTTCCAAGCTGCTTCCTGGAAAAAATATCGATGAAAAAATAAAGAATATGCCACCTGTAAAGCTGATCATGGCGAATGGTGAAGAATATCCAGAGTCCGGACGCATTGAGACGCTCTCGGGCCAGATAAGCACCGAAACAGGCGCAGCCACGCTTCGTGCGAACTTCGCTAACCCGAAAGCCATCATCCGCAGCGGCGGAACGGGTAAAATCCAGATACCACAAACGGTTGAAAATGCCATACTCATTCCGCAACAATGCACGTATGAACTACAAGGCAAACGCTTTGCCTATCTGGTTGACGCTGAGGGCGTGGTAAAATCGACAGAGTTAACCGTCATGAGCAACACCACCGGCGGCTATTTTGTGACCACGGCCGGTGTGAAAGCAGGAGACAAAATAGTATATGAAGGCGTACAAACGCTGCACGACAACATGAAAATTCAGCCTAAGGCCATCGAGCAGGCTAAAGTTTACGACACCACCGCGTTGTAA
- a CDS encoding MarR family winged helix-turn-helix transcriptional regulator, translating into MSQENTIDYFLKLSWQTVANKYNVIASQFGFTQAAGYILINIHRDGTSVSQIANSTGVKTTSLSRVLNNLESLGFIYREVNASDKRSVKVYLTELGREKRRLAKDVVREFNEYLESQISEEERAQVVKSLQKINELAANYMPNVKMDM; encoded by the coding sequence ATGAGCCAGGAAAACACTATTGATTATTTTTTAAAATTGAGTTGGCAGACTGTTGCCAACAAATATAACGTGATCGCATCGCAGTTTGGCTTCACGCAGGCTGCCGGGTACATTTTGATTAACATCCATCGTGATGGTACGTCGGTTTCGCAGATTGCTAATTCTACTGGTGTTAAAACCACTTCCCTTTCTCGGGTGTTAAATAATCTGGAGTCGCTTGGTTTTATTTACCGGGAGGTCAATGCTTCCGATAAGCGCTCTGTGAAAGTATACTTGACGGAGCTCGGGCGAGAAAAAAGACGACTGGCAAAGGATGTTGTTCGTGAGTTTAACGAATACCTGGAGTCGCAGATTTCCGAAGAGGAGCGTGCGCAGGTGGTGAAGTCGCTGCAGAAAATAAATGAGCTGGCGGCTAACTATATGCCAAATGTTAAGATGGACATGTAA
- a CDS encoding 3-hydroxyacyl-CoA dehydrogenase/enoyl-CoA hydratase family protein, producing MNRSIKKVAVLGSGVMGSRIACHFANIGIEVLLLDIVPRELLPAEEAKGLTLTSPAVRNRIVSSSLDTALKTNPSPIYSKSFVSRISTGNFEDDMKDIASCDWVIEVVVERLDIKKSVFEQVEQFRKPGTLITSNTSGIPIHLMLDGRSDDFKKHFCGTHFFNPPRYLELFELIPSAETDESVVAFLTYFGDKMLGKTVVLCKDTPAFIGNRIGVYSMLALTHLVEKLDLSVEEVDKFTGPAMGHPKSATFRTADVVGLDTLVNVANGLDQNAPDDEAKGVFKLPDYVSKMVENKWLGEKSKQGFYKKEKDDKGNSVILSLDLKTLNYKEQEKIKSATLEATKPVEDIRKRMKVYEQGTDKAATLFRAMHYPLFEYVSHRVPEITDEFYRIDDAMRAGFGWELGPFEVWDALGVRETLTKIEAEEKRLPGQSGEVATWVHDMLAAGVESFYEVIDGVKNFYDIESKSYKPIPGAEDLIVLDHIRASQTIWKNSGVTITDLGDGIINCEFHTKMNTIGADVIQGLNKAIDLAEKEYRGLVITNDGKNFSAGANIGMIFMMAVEQDYDELNMAVRMFQNTAMRIRYSSIPVVVAPFQLTLGGGCEFSMHADFVQLHAETYMGLVEFGVGVIPGGGGSKEFALRASDEYKSDQIVQNVLKDRFLTIGQAKVSTSAVEAAELGYLQQGKYAITMNRKRLLADAKLKALELADAGYIQPAPRENIKVLGNQGLGIVYVGASSMRAGNYISDHDKKISEKLGWVMCGGNLSAPTEVSEQYLLDLERKAFLELCGERKTLERIQHMLTKGKPLRN from the coding sequence ATGAATAGAAGTATAAAAAAAGTAGCTGTTCTGGGTTCCGGTGTGATGGGTTCGAGGATAGCTTGTCACTTTGCCAACATCGGCATTGAAGTGTTGTTGCTGGATATCGTTCCGCGCGAACTGCTTCCCGCAGAAGAGGCTAAAGGACTAACATTGACGAGCCCCGCCGTTCGTAATCGCATTGTTTCCAGCTCCCTGGATACCGCATTAAAAACCAATCCTTCTCCCATTTACAGTAAAAGTTTTGTTTCGCGAATTAGTACCGGAAACTTTGAAGATGATATGAAGGATATTGCATCCTGCGATTGGGTCATCGAGGTGGTTGTCGAGCGTTTGGATATCAAGAAGTCGGTTTTCGAGCAGGTTGAGCAATTTCGCAAACCAGGCACCTTGATTACCTCGAATACCTCTGGCATTCCGATCCATTTGATGCTAGATGGTCGATCGGATGATTTTAAAAAACATTTTTGTGGAACGCACTTTTTCAATCCACCACGATACCTGGAGCTTTTTGAGCTTATCCCTTCGGCAGAAACCGACGAATCGGTTGTGGCGTTTCTCACGTATTTTGGTGATAAGATGCTCGGGAAAACCGTGGTGCTTTGTAAAGATACACCAGCTTTTATCGGCAATCGGATTGGTGTGTATTCCATGCTTGCGTTGACACACCTGGTCGAAAAGTTGGATCTGAGTGTAGAGGAAGTCGATAAGTTTACTGGTCCGGCGATGGGACATCCTAAATCCGCTACGTTTCGTACGGCAGATGTCGTGGGGCTGGACACCTTAGTTAATGTGGCCAACGGCTTAGACCAAAATGCACCTGATGATGAAGCTAAAGGGGTGTTTAAATTGCCTGACTATGTCAGCAAAATGGTGGAAAACAAATGGCTGGGCGAAAAATCAAAACAAGGTTTTTACAAAAAGGAAAAAGACGATAAAGGCAATTCCGTCATTCTGTCGTTAGACCTCAAAACGCTGAATTACAAAGAGCAGGAGAAGATTAAGTCTGCCACGTTGGAAGCTACAAAACCAGTGGAAGATATCCGCAAACGTATGAAAGTATACGAACAGGGAACTGATAAGGCTGCAACGCTTTTTCGTGCTATGCACTACCCATTGTTCGAGTATGTATCGCATCGCGTCCCGGAGATCACCGATGAATTTTACCGTATAGATGATGCTATGCGTGCAGGTTTTGGTTGGGAGCTGGGCCCTTTTGAAGTGTGGGATGCGCTAGGTGTGCGCGAAACGTTGACGAAGATCGAGGCGGAAGAAAAGCGATTGCCAGGACAAAGCGGCGAGGTGGCTACCTGGGTGCACGATATGCTGGCGGCAGGCGTGGAGAGCTTTTATGAAGTGATTGATGGCGTTAAAAACTTTTATGACATCGAAAGCAAATCATACAAGCCTATTCCTGGTGCGGAAGATTTAATTGTGTTGGATCATATCCGTGCGAGCCAAACGATTTGGAAAAATTCGGGCGTAACGATTACGGACCTCGGCGATGGTATCATCAACTGCGAGTTTCATACGAAGATGAATACTATCGGCGCTGATGTTATACAAGGCTTAAATAAAGCCATTGACCTGGCAGAAAAGGAATACCGCGGATTGGTCATTACTAACGATGGTAAAAACTTCTCGGCCGGTGCGAATATCGGTATGATCTTTATGATGGCCGTGGAACAAGATTACGACGAGCTTAATATGGCGGTTCGGATGTTCCAAAACACGGCCATGCGCATCCGCTATTCATCGATACCGGTGGTCGTCGCGCCTTTCCAATTAACATTAGGCGGCGGTTGTGAGTTTTCGATGCATGCTGATTTTGTGCAGTTGCATGCCGAGACGTATATGGGCTTGGTCGAATTTGGTGTAGGCGTTATTCCGGGCGGTGGCGGCTCAAAAGAGTTTGCTTTGCGCGCATCAGACGAATACAAATCGGATCAAATTGTGCAGAACGTATTGAAAGACCGTTTTTTAACGATCGGACAGGCTAAAGTGTCTACCTCAGCTGTGGAGGCGGCCGAGCTGGGCTATCTGCAACAAGGTAAATACGCCATCACGATGAATAGAAAGCGCTTGCTGGCCGATGCCAAGTTGAAAGCTTTGGAATTGGCCGATGCCGGCTATATTCAGCCTGCGCCGCGAGAGAATATCAAAGTGCTCGGTAACCAAGGTTTGGGTATTGTGTATGTAGGCGCGTCGTCTATGCGTGCTGGAAACTACATTTCCGACCATGATAAGAAAATCTCCGAAAAGCTTGGCTGGGTGATGTGTGGCGGCAACCTCTCGGCACCAACGGAAGTTTCCGAGCAATATTTACTAGATCTTGAACGCAAGGCGTTTTTGGAGTTATGCGGCGAGCGCAAAACACTGGAACGCATACAGCATATGTTAACTAAAGGAAAGCCTTTGAGAAATTAA
- a CDS encoding acetyl-CoA C-acyltransferase, producing MEAYIIAGYRTAVGKAPRGVFRFMRADDLAAEVIKHMVSTVPNLDVEQIDDVIVGNAMPEAEQGLNVGRLISLMGLQTDKVPGVTVNRYCASGLETIATAVAKIKSGMADCIIAGGVEVMSGMPFGGWKIVPNPIVAKENPDWYWGMGLTAEAVAKEFNVSREDQDAFALKSHQKAVAAQQNGHLQAGIVPITVEETYIEDNKVSTRSYVVDRDEGPRADSSADALAKLKPVFAADGCVTAGNSSQTSDGAAFVLVVSESKLKELQVEPIARMVSYAAAGVPPRIMGIGPVAAIPKALAMAKLQKEDINLIELNEAFASQSLAVIRELGLDESKVNINGGAISLGHPLGCTGAKLTVQLLNDLKRRNEKYGMVTMCVGTGQGAAGIFEML from the coding sequence ATGGAAGCATACATTATAGCAGGATATCGTACCGCAGTGGGCAAGGCCCCGAGAGGTGTTTTTCGTTTTATGCGTGCCGACGATCTGGCCGCAGAGGTTATCAAGCACATGGTTTCTACCGTGCCTAATTTGGATGTGGAGCAAATCGATGACGTGATTGTAGGCAATGCTATGCCGGAAGCCGAGCAGGGATTGAATGTAGGAAGATTAATATCCCTGATGGGATTGCAGACGGATAAAGTGCCGGGCGTGACGGTTAACAGGTATTGCGCGTCGGGTTTGGAGACAATTGCCACGGCCGTGGCTAAGATCAAGTCGGGTATGGCCGATTGTATTATTGCAGGCGGTGTCGAGGTGATGTCGGGCATGCCTTTTGGCGGCTGGAAAATTGTGCCTAATCCGATTGTGGCGAAAGAAAATCCCGATTGGTATTGGGGCATGGGCTTAACCGCAGAAGCGGTAGCAAAGGAGTTTAACGTATCACGGGAAGATCAAGACGCGTTTGCCTTGAAATCGCATCAGAAAGCTGTTGCTGCACAACAAAATGGCCATTTGCAGGCCGGGATTGTGCCTATTACCGTGGAGGAAACGTATATCGAAGACAATAAAGTTTCAACACGATCGTATGTAGTCGATCGGGATGAAGGACCGCGTGCCGATTCTTCAGCAGACGCGCTGGCCAAGTTGAAACCGGTATTTGCGGCCGATGGTTGCGTGACTGCTGGTAACTCTTCGCAGACTTCTGATGGCGCGGCATTTGTGCTCGTGGTGTCCGAAAGTAAATTGAAAGAATTGCAGGTCGAGCCTATCGCACGCATGGTGAGTTATGCAGCCGCGGGCGTTCCGCCGCGCATTATGGGGATCGGTCCGGTAGCGGCGATTCCAAAGGCGTTAGCCATGGCTAAGCTGCAAAAAGAAGATATCAACCTTATCGAGCTGAACGAAGCTTTTGCTTCGCAGTCATTGGCCGTGATTCGCGAGCTGGGGCTGGACGAATCGAAGGTGAATATCAACGGTGGCGCAATATCATTAGGGCATCCGCTAGGTTGTACCGGAGCAAAACTTACGGTGCAGCTGTTGAATGACTTGAAAAGAAGAAATGAAAAATACGGTATGGTAACGATGTGTGTGGGTACGGGGCAAGGCGCAGCCGGTATTTTTGAAATGTTATAA